A part of Paraliobacillus zengyii genomic DNA contains:
- a CDS encoding iron-containing alcohol dehydrogenase family protein, whose protein sequence is MSVQPEDIVRSGPNRYICQDGILKNFAEFIEGFTNPTIVTGFKSYQAFIDYVEAVPNNVTVIQHDGYSSPKAIKDIASKVSQADVIIGIGGGIILDTAKSVADQLEIEFMTIPTVAGTCAAATPLSAIYTPDGAFLKVAYHTNSSSLTLIDPAFLINAPITYLKSGIGDTLAKWYEAEAIIRYAADEKAQSLMVQAGLNQSVYLRDILLEDGNQAVKSSERGEVTPAFTKVIEAIIMLSGTVGGFAGRYGRIAGAHAIHNGLSYINETHHILHGHKVAYGILVQLAIEKRVDEITSLVDFYTQLDFPTKFTDLGITTNQTKARNIIAEHAINPKESLQLMGDFSTKDVIIALDYLENNFR, encoded by the coding sequence ATGAGCGTTCAACCAGAGGATATTGTAAGAAGTGGTCCAAATCGTTATATTTGTCAGGATGGAATACTAAAGAATTTCGCTGAATTTATAGAAGGATTTACTAACCCAACAATTGTAACCGGATTTAAATCTTATCAAGCATTTATTGATTACGTTGAAGCTGTCCCTAATAATGTGACAGTGATTCAACATGACGGATATAGTTCACCAAAAGCAATTAAAGATATTGCAAGTAAAGTAAGTCAAGCTGACGTAATAATTGGAATTGGCGGCGGAATCATATTAGACACAGCAAAATCAGTTGCTGATCAACTAGAGATAGAATTCATGACTATTCCGACAGTAGCCGGAACGTGTGCTGCAGCGACACCGTTAAGTGCTATCTATACTCCGGATGGTGCATTCCTTAAGGTTGCATACCATACCAATTCAAGCTCGCTCACCTTAATTGATCCTGCCTTTTTAATAAACGCACCTATTACTTATCTAAAAAGCGGGATTGGAGACACACTTGCAAAATGGTATGAAGCTGAAGCTATTATACGTTATGCTGCTGATGAAAAAGCACAGTCTTTAATGGTTCAAGCAGGTCTAAATCAGTCTGTTTACTTACGAGACATCTTACTTGAAGATGGTAATCAAGCAGTCAAGAGTAGTGAACGAGGGGAAGTCACACCTGCATTCACAAAAGTAATCGAAGCTATTATTATGTTATCAGGAACTGTTGGTGGATTTGCTGGACGCTATGGTAGAATAGCAGGTGCACATGCTATTCATAATGGATTAAGCTATATTAATGAGACACATCACATATTACACGGACATAAGGTAGCTTACGGCATACTAGTCCAACTTGCAATTGAAAAACGTGTAGATGAAATAACTTCATTAGTAGACTTTTATACACAGCTAGATTTTCCTACTAAGTTTACGGATTTAGGCATTACTACAAATCAAACGAAAGCAAGGAATATAATTGCTGAGCACGCAATTAATCCTAAAGAATCGCTACAATTAATGGGTGATTTTAGTACAAAAGATGTTATTATTGCATTAGATTATTTAGAAAACAACTTCAGATAG
- a CDS encoding IS4 family transposase, with the protein MYFKKEMEPFIQGIHQVLSVSEVRQWAREIGFVQRQNKLKPEDFLSICAFLKETVGSSGLGNLCSSITRISGADISKQALHQRFDAKGVAFLQGIFNQLAEQQAIFMRPLYIDHLFSRIRILDATSFGVPKNDPDHPDGAKIQLEYELFEGKFLHTFLYDQTKSDQHAARELADTIEPGDLILRDLGYFSGEHLKKIDRAGGFYISRVPANMTFWTWDKKGKMMQIKPEEDAKKLGHGEAIDYGHIQIGKKGKNTLQTRLVVQQLTEEQKKKREGYLQKRRRKGGHTQSATKKNQIQILATNITSDQVEMQELYPIYSLRWQVEILFKTWKSLFHIDKVRAMNPERFACHLYGTLIHILLSSMIAFQCRYYLYQKHQIESSEFKSIDHVKSAIEEDQGQALYHSDSFITLIKNIYQNVYRHGRKDHRYKHKSPFDILNLAYERTVKAA; encoded by the coding sequence ATGTATTTCAAGAAAGAAATGGAGCCATTTATTCAAGGCATTCATCAAGTGTTATCAGTCTCTGAGGTGCGTCAATGGGCGCGTGAAATAGGCTTTGTTCAACGCCAAAATAAATTAAAGCCAGAAGATTTCTTAAGTATTTGTGCCTTTTTAAAAGAAACAGTAGGCTCTAGTGGTTTGGGGAATCTATGTTCAAGTATCACGCGCATATCCGGTGCGGATATATCTAAACAGGCCCTACATCAACGTTTCGATGCGAAAGGTGTTGCCTTTCTCCAGGGGATTTTTAATCAACTAGCTGAACAACAAGCTATTTTTATGCGTCCATTATATATAGATCATTTATTTTCTCGTATCCGTATTTTAGACGCCACTTCTTTTGGTGTACCTAAAAATGATCCAGATCACCCGGATGGTGCCAAAATCCAATTAGAATATGAACTATTTGAAGGGAAATTTCTGCATACATTCCTTTATGACCAAACAAAAAGCGACCAACATGCAGCACGGGAATTGGCAGACACAATTGAACCAGGAGATCTTATCTTGCGCGATTTGGGTTACTTTTCTGGGGAACACTTGAAGAAAATAGATCGTGCAGGTGGCTTTTATATCTCACGTGTCCCTGCCAATATGACGTTTTGGACATGGGATAAAAAAGGGAAGATGATGCAAATCAAACCAGAAGAAGATGCAAAAAAATTGGGACATGGAGAAGCGATAGATTATGGGCACATTCAAATCGGAAAGAAAGGGAAAAACACACTCCAAACACGTCTGGTCGTGCAACAATTAACCGAGGAACAAAAAAAGAAAAGAGAGGGGTATTTACAAAAGAGAAGGCGGAAAGGGGGTCACACCCAATCCGCCACCAAAAAAAATCAAATCCAAATCCTTGCCACCAATATAACATCGGATCAGGTAGAGATGCAAGAGCTATATCCGATTTATTCGTTGCGTTGGCAAGTGGAAATTCTATTTAAAACATGGAAATCATTGTTTCATATCGACAAGGTGCGCGCAATGAATCCTGAACGGTTTGCGTGCCATTTATATGGTACGTTAATTCATATTCTTCTATCATCTATGATTGCTTTTCAATGTCGGTATTATCTTTATCAGAAGCATCAGATCGAAAGCAGTGAGTTCAAATCTATCGATCATGTGAAAAGTGCCATTGAAGAGGATCAAGGCCAAGCGTTGTATCATAGCGATTCCTTTATTACATTGATAAAGAATATCTATCAAAATGTCTACAGGCATGGAAGGAAAGATCATCGCTATAAGCATAAGAGTCCTTTTGATATTCTAAATCTTGCGTATGAAAGAACCGTTAAAGCAGCATAG